One window of the Niallia circulans genome contains the following:
- a CDS encoding ABC transporter ATP-binding protein, with product MDKTIKLTSEQQRKVLFRLLGYIKPHKKAVMIAFCLLILSTLGELAGPYLIKVFIDDYLTPRNLAVQPLTVLGITYIFIQIMNVVIMYFQLYKFQEIALYIIQQLRVDIFSKIHTLGLRYFDKIPAGSIVSRVTNDTEAIKDMFVSVLATFIQSGFMIFGIIIAMFVLNVKLGAICLILLPILGFIIYTYRKYSSSFYQDIRERLSQLNAKLSESLQGMNIIQVFRQERRLKNEFDDINTKHYQAGMRNIKLEGLLLRPAIDLVYVLGLILVLSYFGISSFNNPIEIGVLYAFVSYLDRFFEPVNNMMMRLSLYQQAIVSAFRVFTVLDEEGIEPSLVADSKSKIENGVIEFKDVTFSYDGKQDVLKNISFTAKEGETVALVGHTGSGKSSIVNLLMRFYDFGKGEILIDGKSLKSFSKRELREKMGLVLQDPFLFYGTVTDNIRLYNKEVTEKEVIEAAKFVQANQFIEKLEDQYNHKVVERGSAFSSGQRQLIAFARTILTNPKVLILDEATANIDTETEEAIQLALSKMRKGRTTIAIAHRLSTIQDADLILVLHKGNIVEKGNHQQLLQQKGLYYKMYLLQNGAADSIEETVEHKVELT from the coding sequence ATGGATAAAACTATTAAACTCACAAGTGAACAGCAAAGAAAAGTATTATTTCGATTACTAGGTTATATAAAACCACATAAAAAAGCGGTAATGATTGCATTCTGTCTCTTAATTTTATCGACATTGGGAGAATTAGCTGGACCATATTTAATTAAAGTCTTCATAGATGATTATTTAACACCAAGAAATTTAGCCGTTCAGCCATTAACTGTTTTGGGAATTACCTATATTTTCATTCAAATCATGAATGTAGTAATTATGTATTTTCAATTATATAAGTTTCAAGAAATTGCTTTATATATTATTCAGCAGCTTCGGGTTGATATATTTTCGAAGATTCATACACTTGGACTCCGCTATTTTGACAAAATACCCGCTGGAAGTATCGTTTCGAGAGTAACAAATGATACAGAAGCAATTAAAGATATGTTTGTCAGTGTCCTTGCAACCTTTATTCAAAGCGGATTTATGATTTTTGGTATTATCATTGCTATGTTTGTTTTGAATGTTAAGCTTGGGGCAATTTGTTTAATTTTACTGCCAATCTTAGGATTTATTATTTATACGTATCGGAAATATAGCTCAAGCTTCTACCAAGATATAAGAGAACGATTAAGCCAATTAAATGCAAAACTTAGTGAATCTTTACAAGGAATGAATATAATCCAAGTATTTAGACAAGAAAGAAGATTGAAAAATGAGTTCGATGATATTAATACTAAGCACTATCAAGCAGGAATGCGTAATATTAAGTTAGAAGGGTTACTCCTCAGACCTGCCATTGACCTTGTTTACGTACTTGGGCTTATTCTTGTTTTAAGCTATTTTGGGATATCTTCTTTTAACAATCCGATTGAAATTGGGGTATTATATGCCTTTGTAAGTTATTTAGATCGTTTTTTTGAGCCAGTCAATAATATGATGATGCGCCTATCACTTTATCAACAAGCAATTGTATCTGCCTTTCGCGTATTTACCGTATTAGATGAAGAAGGTATAGAGCCATCTTTAGTTGCTGATAGCAAAAGTAAAATTGAGAATGGTGTGATTGAATTTAAGGATGTCACTTTTTCATATGATGGGAAACAAGATGTGTTGAAAAACATCTCATTTACGGCTAAAGAAGGGGAAACTGTTGCATTAGTAGGACATACAGGAAGTGGAAAAAGTTCTATTGTCAATCTACTTATGCGGTTTTACGATTTTGGAAAAGGGGAAATTCTGATTGACGGCAAATCATTAAAGTCTTTCAGTAAAAGAGAACTTCGGGAAAAAATGGGGTTAGTACTTCAAGATCCATTCCTATTTTATGGAACAGTAACAGATAATATTCGTTTATATAATAAGGAAGTAACGGAGAAAGAAGTTATCGAAGCAGCTAAGTTTGTGCAAGCTAATCAATTCATTGAAAAGCTAGAAGATCAATATAATCATAAAGTGGTAGAAAGAGGTTCTGCTTTTTCAAGTGGACAGCGCCAGCTTATTGCATTTGCGAGAACCATTTTGACAAATCCGAAAGTACTAATATTGGATGAAGCAACAGCCAATATTGATACAGAAACGGAAGAAGCTATTCAACTTGCATTATCGAAAATGCGTAAAGGCAGAACAACCATCGCCATCGCTCATCGTCTTTCTACCATCCAAGATGCAGATTTAATCTTAGTGCTTCACAAAGGAAACATTGTGGAAAAGGGTAACCATCAACAACTTCTGCAACAAAAAGGATTGTATTATAAAATGTATCTACTACAAAATGGAGCTGCCGATTCTATTGAAGAGACAGTAGAGCATAAAGTGGAACTCACATAG
- a CDS encoding exonuclease SbcCD subunit D, producing MKFIHTADWHLGKLVHGLYMTEDQRFMLKQFMDLVEKEKPDAVIIAGDLYDRSIPPTDAVNLLDEVLYFINVELNTPILAISGNHDSAERLSFGSSWYQKNRFYLNGKIENSFTPISFSGVNFYLVPYCEPVVVRKLLADDTILNHHDAMKAIISKIESNLNINEPNVFIGHSFVLGGKTTDSERILSVGGSGCVGAELFAPFSYTALGHLHSPDAIHHPTVKYSGSLMKYSFSEAKQKKSVSIIEIDEKGNFTQSYQTLMPKRDMREMEGYLEELLDVSYYQQQKVDDYLKITLLDEGAILDPIQKLRQVYPNVLHLERKIENKDRKEKSILQVQKEVQKNELELFASFYEEMTTADFTQEKQEWMTTVINQVLREEGAK from the coding sequence ATGAAATTTATTCATACAGCCGATTGGCATTTAGGAAAATTAGTGCATGGTTTGTATATGACAGAAGATCAACGATTTATGCTGAAACAATTTATGGACCTAGTGGAGAAAGAAAAACCAGATGCAGTTATTATAGCCGGTGATTTATATGATCGCTCGATCCCTCCGACTGATGCCGTGAATTTATTGGATGAAGTATTATATTTTATTAATGTCGAGTTAAATACTCCGATTCTTGCGATCTCCGGAAATCATGATAGTGCCGAAAGATTATCTTTTGGAAGCTCTTGGTATCAGAAGAATCGTTTTTATTTAAACGGTAAAATAGAAAATAGCTTTACTCCGATTTCATTTTCTGGTGTGAATTTTTATTTAGTGCCATACTGTGAGCCGGTAGTGGTAAGAAAATTATTAGCGGATGATACTATTCTTAATCATCATGATGCAATGAAAGCAATTATTAGCAAGATCGAAAGTAATTTAAATATAAATGAGCCAAATGTATTCATCGGACATAGCTTTGTACTTGGCGGAAAAACAACAGATTCTGAGAGAATATTATCTGTTGGCGGATCTGGCTGTGTCGGTGCAGAATTATTTGCGCCCTTCTCTTATACAGCTTTAGGACATTTGCACAGTCCAGATGCTATACATCATCCAACTGTAAAGTATTCGGGATCATTGATGAAATATTCTTTTTCTGAAGCAAAACAGAAGAAATCAGTATCTATCATTGAAATAGATGAAAAAGGGAATTTCACGCAAAGCTATCAAACATTAATGCCGAAAAGAGATATGCGAGAAATGGAAGGATACTTAGAAGAATTGCTAGACGTTTCCTATTATCAGCAGCAAAAAGTAGATGATTATTTAAAAATTACATTACTTGATGAAGGGGCAATTCTTGATCCGATTCAAAAATTAAGACAAGTCTATCCCAATGTTCTTCATTTAGAAAGAAAAATAGAAAATAAAGACCGGAAAGAAAAGAGTATTTTACAAGTTCAAAAAGAAGTTCAAAAAAATGAATTAGAGTTATTCGCTTCTTTTTATGAAGAAATGACAACAGCCGATTTTACGCAAGAAAAACAGGAATGGATGACAACGGTCATTAACCAGGTTCTAAGAGAGGAGGGAGCGAAATGA
- a CDS encoding CcdC family protein has translation MTSVIISTCIAVFMGVSVMVMRMKAAKKPVSPKKIILPPFFMSTGALMFIFPYFRISGQEILEAAIAGILFSFLLIKTTKFEIKDNDIYLINSKAFIYILFGLLAIRIVAKFILSSSIDVGPLGGMFWMLAFCMIVPWRIAMFINYKKLTKNLSTTN, from the coding sequence ATGACTTCTGTCATAATTTCAACATGTATTGCAGTGTTTATGGGCGTCTCCGTTATGGTTATGAGAATGAAAGCGGCTAAGAAGCCAGTTTCACCAAAGAAAATTATATTGCCGCCTTTTTTTATGAGTACTGGAGCTTTAATGTTTATTTTTCCATACTTTCGTATTAGCGGACAAGAAATTTTAGAAGCAGCTATTGCTGGAATCTTGTTTTCATTTTTATTAATTAAAACAACAAAATTTGAAATAAAAGATAATGATATATATTTAATTAATTCAAAGGCATTTATCTATATATTATTTGGACTCTTAGCAATTAGAATTGTGGCAAAGTTTATTCTAAGTAGTTCCATCGATGTTGGCCCATTAGGCGGTATGTTTTGGATGCTTGCTTTCTGTATGATTGTTCCTTGGAGAATTGCCATGTTTATAAACTATAAAAAATTAACAAAGAATTTAAGTACAACTAACTAA
- a CDS encoding phage holin family protein, giving the protein MEWLQSFLLEHYYILVPVLWIIGYALKQTPIISDWLIIWILLLTSISLAAFAYGMTFEAITNGIIATGVSVFGHQLAKQTIFKDKSK; this is encoded by the coding sequence TTGGAATGGTTACAGAGTTTTCTACTGGAACATTATTATATATTAGTACCGGTCCTATGGATTATTGGTTATGCACTTAAACAAACACCCATTATCTCTGATTGGTTGATCATTTGGATTCTTCTTCTAACCTCCATTTCTTTAGCAGCTTTTGCTTATGGAATGACATTTGAAGCTATCACAAATGGAATTATCGCAACAGGCGTATCTGTATTTGGACACCAGCTTGCAAAGCAGACTATATTTAAGGATAAATCTAAATGA
- a CDS encoding DUF2922 domain-containing protein, protein MAKTLEITFETSNGKTSKLSLESPIEPVNSEEVLTVMQSIIASKVFTSNNGDLMAVKGIRLVERMVTDYKI, encoded by the coding sequence ATGGCAAAAACATTAGAGATCACATTTGAAACGAGTAATGGAAAAACTTCAAAATTATCCCTTGAAAGCCCGATTGAACCAGTTAATTCTGAAGAAGTATTAACTGTCATGCAAAGTATTATTGCATCCAAGGTTTTTACTTCAAATAATGGTGATTTAATGGCGGTAAAAGGAATTCGATTAGTGGAAAGAATGGTAACAGATTATAAAATCTAA
- a CDS encoding YvrJ family protein has translation MDEVISFISQVGFPIVVSFYLLNRIETKLDIMIKSIQSLPELIKK, from the coding sequence GTGGATGAGGTTATATCATTTATAAGCCAAGTAGGGTTTCCGATAGTTGTCAGCTTTTATCTGCTGAATCGTATCGAAACAAAGCTAGATATAATGATAAAATCTATTCAGAGTTTACCAGAATTAATCAAAAAGTAG
- a CDS encoding histidine phosphatase family protein, producing the protein MILLKKVYIIRHCEAKGQPSEAQLTDKGFKQAIEISKFFAGIKIDRIISSPYKRAIQSIEPLATRLNLEIEINRKLIERVLSTESLSDWLDKLKATFEDFELTFEGGESSQEAMKRIVKIIEDVFNNEHENTIIVTHGNLMSLLLNFYNKNFGFDDWQNLSNPDIYLLKNVGNKVIYERLWKL; encoded by the coding sequence GTGATCTTGTTGAAAAAAGTTTATATTATAAGACATTGCGAGGCTAAAGGCCAACCATCGGAAGCGCAACTTACTGATAAAGGTTTTAAACAAGCAATAGAAATATCTAAATTTTTTGCCGGAATTAAAATTGACCGTATTATTTCGAGTCCTTATAAGCGTGCTATTCAATCGATCGAGCCACTTGCAACGCGATTAAATTTAGAGATAGAGATTAATAGAAAATTAATAGAACGTGTATTAAGCACAGAAAGTCTTTCTGACTGGTTGGATAAACTAAAAGCAACTTTTGAAGATTTCGAATTAACATTTGAAGGTGGAGAGTCAAGTCAGGAAGCGATGAAACGAATAGTAAAAATTATTGAAGACGTTTTTAATAATGAACATGAAAATACAATCATTGTTACACATGGGAATCTAATGTCATTACTTTTAAATTTTTATAATAAAAATTTCGGGTTTGATGATTGGCAAAATCTTAGTAATCCTGATATATACCTTTTAAAAAATGTTGGTAATAAAGTAATTTATGAACGGCTATGGAAACTATAA
- a CDS encoding ABC transporter ATP-binding protein, protein MKVFLNLKWYFIQEKKAYLGGVFLLILVAILQLIPPKIVGIVVDHIQGKTLNWSNLLQWTGVLVVSALAMYVLRYYWRVLIFGSAVKLGRLLRNQLYSHFTKMSQSFYQRNRTGDLMAHATNDIQAIQQTAGQGVLTLVDSLATGGFVIIAMATTISWKLTLICLLPMPLMAILTSYYGSLIHKYFHQAQAAFSSLNDKTQESISGMKVLKTFGQEREDVEDFRRSSLDVVDKNIKVARVDALYDPTISIIVSISFFLAIVFGSRYVINGELSLGQLVSFTTYLGLLIWPMLAFGWLFNIMERGRASYDRVTALMETKVDIINKPAAITTPPAGDIVYDLKSFSYNHKIDVLKNIHFCLKRGQTLGIVGKTGAGKTTLLKLLFREYDHYDGKIMINGTEIKEMGLDALRVSIGYVPQEHFLFSASIRDNIAFTNPNTSEEEIHKAAVLANIHDDILGFTDGYNTVVGERGVSLSGGQKQRISIARALLMNPEILILDDSLSAVDAKTEERILTALKENREGKTTIITSHRLSAIEHADLIIVLDEGAIIQSGNHQQLVKESGWYKEMYHRQALEVMVSMGDTNG, encoded by the coding sequence TTGAAAGTTTTTTTAAATTTAAAATGGTATTTTATCCAGGAGAAGAAAGCTTATCTTGGAGGGGTTTTTCTGTTGATTTTAGTTGCTATCCTTCAATTGATTCCTCCGAAAATAGTTGGTATAGTCGTTGATCATATTCAAGGAAAAACATTAAATTGGAGCAATTTATTACAGTGGACAGGCGTTTTAGTTGTTTCGGCATTAGCAATGTATGTACTTCGTTATTATTGGCGAGTACTGATATTCGGGTCCGCTGTAAAGTTAGGTAGATTATTGAGAAATCAGCTGTATAGTCATTTTACAAAAATGTCTCAGTCCTTCTATCAGCGAAATCGTACTGGAGATTTAATGGCACATGCAACAAATGATATACAGGCGATTCAACAGACAGCAGGGCAAGGGGTGCTCACTTTAGTAGATTCTTTAGCAACAGGTGGCTTTGTTATTATTGCAATGGCTACAACAATTAGCTGGAAGCTTACCCTTATTTGTTTATTGCCAATGCCATTAATGGCGATATTAACAAGCTATTATGGTTCTTTAATACATAAGTACTTTCATCAAGCTCAGGCTGCTTTTTCATCGTTAAATGATAAAACGCAAGAAAGTATTTCTGGAATGAAAGTATTAAAAACATTTGGCCAAGAAAGAGAAGATGTTGAAGACTTTCGCAGATCATCTCTTGATGTAGTTGATAAAAATATTAAAGTAGCTCGTGTAGATGCTCTATATGACCCTACTATATCCATTATTGTCAGTATTTCTTTCTTTTTAGCAATTGTATTTGGGTCACGGTATGTTATTAATGGAGAACTTAGTTTAGGACAGCTCGTTTCTTTTACTACTTATTTAGGACTGTTAATTTGGCCAATGCTGGCATTTGGATGGCTCTTTAATATTATGGAGAGAGGGAGAGCTTCATATGACCGTGTTACGGCATTAATGGAAACTAAGGTAGATATTATCAATAAGCCCGCAGCTATTACAACACCGCCAGCGGGGGATATTGTGTATGATTTAAAATCTTTCTCTTATAACCATAAAATTGATGTTCTGAAAAATATTCACTTTTGTTTGAAAAGAGGGCAGACTCTAGGGATTGTCGGCAAAACAGGAGCTGGAAAAACGACGCTTTTAAAATTGTTATTTAGAGAATATGACCATTATGATGGAAAAATTATGATTAATGGAACAGAAATAAAGGAAATGGGTTTAGATGCATTGAGAGTATCCATTGGATATGTACCACAGGAACATTTTCTGTTTTCTGCCAGCATCCGAGATAATATTGCTTTTACTAATCCCAATACTTCAGAGGAAGAAATTCATAAGGCCGCTGTATTAGCAAATATTCATGATGATATTCTTGGATTCACAGATGGTTATAATACAGTAGTTGGCGAAAGAGGAGTATCTTTATCAGGGGGGCAGAAACAACGCATTTCAATCGCGAGAGCACTCCTGATGAATCCGGAAATACTTATCTTAGATGATTCTTTATCAGCAGTCGATGCAAAAACGGAAGAACGTATTCTGACAGCTCTAAAGGAAAATAGGGAAGGTAAAACAACGATTATCACTTCCCATCGATTAAGCGCTATTGAACATGCTGACCTTATTATCGTACTAGATGAAGGGGCAATTATTCAAAGTGGGAACCATCAACAGCTTGTGAAGGAAAGCGGCTGGTATAAAGAAATGTACCATCGCCAGGCTTTAGAAGTAATGGTAAGCATGGGGGATACAAATGGATAA
- a CDS encoding response regulator: MARILIVDDAKFMRLTLSNILTRSNHEVIGEGENGKEAIRLYRELDPDLVTMDITMPEMNGLDAVKEIKKEFPQAKIIMCSAMGQQKMVVEAIEAGAKDFIVKPFDDTRVLDAINRVLK, from the coding sequence ATGGCGCGAATATTGATTGTGGATGACGCAAAGTTTATGAGACTAACACTCTCAAATATTTTAACTAGATCGAATCATGAAGTTATCGGAGAAGGGGAAAACGGGAAGGAAGCAATAAGATTATATCGCGAACTGGATCCAGATTTGGTCACAATGGATATTACAATGCCAGAGATGAACGGATTAGACGCAGTTAAAGAAATTAAGAAAGAATTTCCCCAAGCAAAAATTATTATGTGTTCAGCAATGGGCCAGCAAAAAATGGTAGTGGAAGCAATTGAAGCTGGTGCGAAGGATTTTATCGTAAAGCCTTTTGATGATACGCGAGTATTAGATGCAATAAATCGAGTTTTAAAATAA
- a CDS encoding cold-shock protein, with the protein MKNGKVKWFNAEKGFGFIEAEDGNDVFVHYSAIQVEGFKSLEEGQDVSFEVVEGARGPQAANVTKI; encoded by the coding sequence ATGAAAAACGGTAAAGTAAAATGGTTTAATGCAGAAAAAGGGTTTGGATTCATTGAAGCTGAAGATGGTAATGACGTATTTGTACACTACTCAGCGATTCAAGTTGAAGGCTTTAAATCTCTAGAAGAAGGCCAAGACGTTTCATTTGAAGTTGTTGAAGGTGCACGTGGACCACAAGCTGCTAACGTTACTAAAATATAA
- a CDS encoding DUF1659 domain-containing protein produces the protein MAQALWNEASLKLAFLNGMKENGEPNLVTKTFRNLNEMATPEQIFAAAQGMASLVTYSLYSVERNDTSEIVEA, from the coding sequence ATGGCCCAAGCGCTTTGGAATGAAGCAAGTTTAAAGTTGGCTTTTCTAAATGGAATGAAAGAAAATGGAGAGCCGAATCTTGTAACAAAGACGTTTAGAAATTTAAATGAAATGGCAACTCCAGAACAAATTTTTGCAGCTGCACAAGGGATGGCATCATTAGTGACCTATTCTTTGTACTCGGTTGAACGAAATGACACTTCTGAAATAGTAGAAGCATAG
- a CDS encoding cytochrome c biogenesis CcdA family protein: MVDINFFLALGAGFLSFISPCCLPLYPAYLSYITGMSSGQLKEEKLLNNASLIHTILFLFGFSIIFIALGFGSSLIGEYFKVYQEEIRKIGSLIIIFFGLTIIGLIKPQWLMKEYRFSFKTRPTGYLGSILIGLSFAAGWTPCNGPILAAVLSLASLHPETSLLYLGAYIIGFALPFIFLSFFISHWNKLKKYSVQWTKFGGFFMIVMGILLYVDGMKWLTRVISPIFGDFQGF, translated from the coding sequence GTGGTAGATATAAATTTTTTTCTTGCATTAGGGGCAGGTTTTTTGAGTTTTATTTCTCCATGCTGTTTACCATTATATCCTGCTTATTTATCCTATATAACTGGAATGTCTAGCGGACAGTTAAAAGAAGAGAAACTACTTAATAATGCTAGTTTAATTCATACAATTCTATTTCTTTTTGGATTTTCGATTATTTTTATTGCCCTTGGTTTTGGTTCTTCCTTGATAGGAGAATATTTTAAAGTCTATCAAGAAGAAATAAGAAAGATTGGTTCGCTTATCATCATATTTTTTGGTCTAACTATCATTGGCTTAATAAAGCCTCAATGGTTAATGAAAGAATATCGGTTTTCTTTTAAGACCAGACCAACTGGTTATCTGGGATCCATTTTGATTGGATTAAGTTTTGCGGCAGGATGGACTCCCTGCAACGGTCCGATTCTAGCAGCGGTTCTATCTTTAGCAAGCCTGCATCCAGAAACAAGCTTACTATATTTAGGAGCATATATTATCGGATTTGCACTTCCGTTTATTTTTTTATCCTTTTTTATTTCTCATTGGAACAAACTTAAAAAGTATAGTGTACAGTGGACGAAATTTGGCGGATTCTTTATGATTGTGATGGGAATTTTATTGTATGTAGATGGGATGAAATGGTTAACACGTGTTATATCACCAATTTTTGGTGATTTTCAAGGTTTTTAA
- a CDS encoding aspartyl-phosphate phosphatase Spo0E family protein, giving the protein MLKKQLLTQIELKRTELIEIAMKHGFSSSSAIICSQELDVLLNKYNEINLKNKFPAFPKSKNNGISKKRKSKKTEVHC; this is encoded by the coding sequence ATGCTAAAAAAGCAATTGCTTACTCAAATTGAATTAAAGCGTACAGAGCTTATTGAAATTGCTATGAAACATGGTTTTTCATCTTCCTCAGCCATTATATGCAGTCAAGAATTAGATGTATTACTAAATAAATATAATGAAATAAATTTAAAAAATAAGTTTCCTGCTTTCCCAAAATCAAAAAACAATGGAATATCTAAAAAGAGAAAAAGCAAAAAAACCGAAGTTCACTGCTAG